A genomic region of Pseudorca crassidens isolate mPseCra1 chromosome 10, mPseCra1.hap1, whole genome shotgun sequence contains the following coding sequences:
- the LOC137232006 gene encoding trem-like transcript 2 protein, with protein MAPALLLLLWLQGPVAGAPVESVYSKVRHFEGETLSVQCSYKSRKNHTEGKVWCKIRRKKCETVFTRVGVQGPRYLLQDDTQAKVVSITMAALRRQDSGRYWCMRNSSGVLYPLMGFLLEVSPASTTKRNTPLTKLPTNLQSGTVVTAGPALTSGPDAPFTTSTTVFTPGLLTLARLLPFPASGSIRLTSVTGYGFTGTSPSTTGPSRTMGSQTVTASPSNAGASAAGPASTPTKAGHLCTTGSPTTGMCPTGRSLLNLLSPSRHQDFYPAVLVAVLALLPVPVMLIVVYGFWKKRHMGSYSMCRDPARSWRDPSTRPEPPWKPAWSEAT; from the exons ATGGCTCCCgccttgctgctgctgctgtggctCCAGGGCCCTGTCGCAG GTGCCCCTGTCGAGAGCGTGTACTCCAAAGTGCGGCACTTTGAAGGGGAGACTCTGTCTGTGCAGTGCTCCTACAAGAGCCGCAAAAACCACACAGAGGGTAAGGTTTGGTGCAAAATCAGGAGGAAGAAGTGCGAGACTGTGTTCACCCGTGTTGGGGTGCAGGGGCCGCGCTATTTGCTGCAGGACGATACCCAGGCCAAGGTGGTCAGTATCACCATGGCGGCCCTGAGGCGCCAGGACTCGGGCCGGTACTGGTGCATGCGCAACAGCTCTGGCGTCCTCTACCCTCTGATGGGCTTCCTGCTGGAAGTGTCTCCAG CCTCCACAACCAAGAGAAACACTCCTCTTACGAAGCTGCCCACCAACCTCCAGAGTGGAACTGTCGTCACAGCAGGCCCAGCCCTCACCTCAGGACCTGATGCCCCTTTCACCACCAGCACAACGGTGTTCACACCTGGACTTCTCACCTTGGCTAGACTCTTGCCCTTCCCTGCCTCAGGGAGCATCAGACTGACCTCTGTGACGGGCTACGGCTTCACTGGCACCAGCCCCTCCACCACGGGGCCCAGTAGGACCATGGGGTCCCAGACAGTGACTGCCTCTCCCAGCAATGCCGGAGCCTCCGCTGCTGGCCCAGCCTCCACCCCCACTAAGGCTGGGCACCTGTGCACCACGGGATCGCCCACCACGGGAATGTGCCCCACTGGCAGGTCTCTCCTCAACCTATTATCCCCCAGCAG GCACCAGGACTTCTATCCTGCTGTGCTCGTGGCGGTGCTGGCCTTGCTCCCAGTGCCTGTGATGCTGATCGTGGTCTATGGGTTCTGGAAGAAGAGACACATGGGAA GCTACAGCATGTGCCGTGATCCTGCCAGATCCTGGAGGGACCCGTCCACAAGACCAGAGCCTCCGTGGAAGCCTGCTTGGTCTGAAGCCACTTAA